A genomic window from Streptomyces sp. HUAS YS2 includes:
- a CDS encoding alpha/beta hydrolase family protein translates to MPTRRTLLKGTLFGSAAALLPTPASASDGGPLLCLPAPSGPYPVGLRKVHLTDPSRPDPWVGGVRELMLTVLYPARSVRGFSRAPQLTPGEAKEFADLAPLMRQGLPEPGAVDWGAVLTHGHVGAPPLPGRRPVLVYSPGGGDSRTLGTSLAEDLASHGRVVVLVDHPGDASQVELPTGMRTTVLFGPPDPATFRTMVDTRIADLRFVLDRLSGLPLAPVMDLGRIGLYGHSAGGTAVVYAARGDRRVDAVANLEGYLDLYPATGLGRPLLLCRTDGFEGAPRIESSWADLPGSRALLTDANHWSFTDLGPLVAQLRTHGLVTATARTALIGDGDPAVTLAAVRRRVGTFFARHLS, encoded by the coding sequence ATGCCTACTCGACGAACCCTTCTGAAGGGCACCCTGTTCGGGAGTGCCGCCGCCCTGCTGCCCACGCCCGCGTCCGCCTCCGACGGCGGCCCGCTCCTCTGCCTGCCGGCGCCCTCGGGCCCGTACCCCGTCGGCCTGCGGAAGGTCCATCTGACGGACCCGTCCCGTCCCGATCCGTGGGTGGGCGGCGTGCGGGAGTTGATGCTGACCGTCCTTTACCCGGCTCGATCGGTGCGCGGCTTCTCCCGGGCGCCGCAGCTCACCCCGGGCGAGGCCAAGGAGTTCGCCGACCTCGCTCCGCTCATGCGCCAGGGGCTGCCCGAGCCGGGTGCCGTGGACTGGGGGGCGGTCCTCACCCACGGGCACGTGGGAGCACCGCCGTTGCCCGGGCGGCGACCGGTGCTCGTGTACTCACCGGGTGGCGGCGACTCCCGCACGCTCGGCACCAGTCTCGCCGAGGATCTGGCGAGCCACGGCCGGGTGGTCGTGCTCGTCGACCATCCCGGTGACGCCTCGCAGGTGGAGCTGCCGACCGGGATGCGGACGACCGTCCTGTTCGGGCCGCCGGACCCGGCGACCTTCCGCACGATGGTGGACACGCGGATCGCGGACCTGCGCTTCGTCCTGGACCGGCTGAGCGGCCTCCCGCTCGCCCCGGTCATGGACCTGGGGCGGATCGGGCTGTACGGACACTCCGCAGGGGGAACGGCGGTGGTGTACGCGGCCCGGGGCGACCGCCGGGTCGACGCCGTGGCGAACCTGGAGGGCTATCTCGACCTGTACCCGGCCACCGGCCTCGGCCGACCGCTGCTGCTGTGCCGCACCGACGGATTCGAGGGCGCCCCGCGCATCGAGTCCTCCTGGGCCGACCTGCCCGGCAGCCGCGCGCTCCTCACCGACGCGAACCACTGGTCGTTCACCGACCTCGGCCCGCTCGTCGCCCAGCTCCGGACCCACGGTCTCGTGACAGCGACCGCACGGACCGCGCTCATCGGCGACGGGGACCCGGCGGTGACGCTCGCCGCGGTACGGCGCCGGGTCGGGACCTTCTTCGCCCGGCATCTCTCGTAG
- a CDS encoding helix-turn-helix transcriptional regulator, producing the protein MDQLPLPDVERLLAVVADIHSARTLPELGGLLTESLAARLDFRHAAVLTGDTRPRLFQDTSAQSSGIAVPAMEPYRERFHRLDPIAVAAGAAARRDVPAPPLTLLDVAHLVDEERRPFVDDFLRPYGIGAVMAKSWSAPDGGAQLGIALFDPSERAFGPREVALLGLLGPAVARVAAGLLAARPRWADLLTPRETEAVTLLAEGLTDEQIARRMVVDTGTVKKHLAAVRRKSGCANRVALARAWAL; encoded by the coding sequence GTGGATCAGCTGCCCCTGCCGGACGTCGAACGGCTCCTCGCCGTCGTCGCCGACATCCACTCCGCGCGCACGCTGCCGGAGCTCGGTGGGCTGCTCACCGAGTCGCTCGCGGCCCGCCTGGACTTCCGCCACGCCGCCGTCCTGACCGGTGACACCCGGCCCCGGCTCTTCCAGGACACCTCGGCCCAGTCGTCCGGCATCGCCGTGCCCGCCATGGAGCCGTACCGCGAGCGGTTCCACCGCCTCGACCCCATCGCCGTCGCCGCGGGCGCCGCCGCACGGCGCGACGTCCCCGCTCCGCCGCTGACCCTGCTCGACGTCGCCCACCTCGTCGACGAGGAACGGCGGCCGTTCGTGGACGACTTCCTGCGGCCGTACGGCATCGGCGCGGTGATGGCCAAGTCCTGGTCGGCGCCCGACGGCGGTGCGCAGCTGGGGATCGCCCTCTTCGACCCGAGCGAGCGTGCTTTCGGTCCGCGCGAGGTCGCCCTTCTGGGCCTGCTCGGTCCGGCGGTCGCCCGCGTCGCGGCGGGCCTGCTCGCGGCCCGCCCGCGCTGGGCCGACCTGCTCACGCCGCGCGAGACGGAGGCGGTGACGCTGCTCGCCGAAGGGCTGACGGACGAGCAGATCGCCCGTCGCATGGTGGTCGACACCGGGACCGTGAAGAAGCATCTCGCGGCGGTCCGCCGGAAGTCCGGCTGCGCCAACCGGGTCGCCCTGGCCCGCGCCTGGGCACTCTGA
- a CDS encoding LacI family DNA-binding transcriptional regulator, whose protein sequence is MSGRQSGRPTLEEVAARAGVGRGTVSRVINGSPRVSDQAREAVDRAIAELGYVPNQAARALAGSRTDAIALVIPETEARLFAEPYFLDIIRGVSAELAEADKQLLLTLVRSEQERRRFEQYVAAQRVDGVLLASVHADDPLPDLVRELGLPVVLNGRRSEDEAVTYVDSDNTGAGRAATDHLAGRGRRAIATITGPLDMYVARARLDGYRAGLAAAGLAADDALVATGDFTEEGGRRAMRELLDRRPDLDAVFAASDVMAAGARAALREAGRRVPEDVALVGVDDSAVARLMDPPLTSVRQPIEEMGRTMARLLLREIAEAGTEQPRRVLPTELVVRASS, encoded by the coding sequence TTGAGCGGACGGCAGAGCGGCAGGCCCACCCTGGAAGAGGTCGCGGCCCGGGCCGGGGTCGGGCGGGGCACCGTGTCCCGGGTCATCAACGGCTCGCCCCGGGTCAGCGACCAGGCCAGAGAGGCCGTCGACCGCGCCATCGCCGAGCTCGGCTACGTCCCCAACCAGGCGGCGCGCGCCCTGGCCGGCAGCCGCACCGACGCCATCGCGCTGGTGATCCCCGAGACCGAGGCAAGACTCTTCGCCGAACCGTACTTCCTGGACATCATCCGCGGCGTGAGCGCCGAACTCGCCGAGGCGGACAAGCAGTTGCTGCTCACCCTGGTCCGCTCCGAGCAGGAGCGGCGGCGATTCGAGCAGTACGTGGCGGCCCAGCGGGTGGACGGCGTCCTGCTGGCCTCGGTGCACGCCGACGACCCGCTGCCCGATCTCGTACGCGAACTGGGCCTGCCGGTCGTGCTCAACGGCCGCCGGTCGGAGGACGAGGCCGTCACGTACGTCGACTCCGACAACACCGGAGCCGGCCGGGCCGCCACCGACCACCTCGCCGGCCGGGGACGCCGCGCCATCGCCACCATCACCGGCCCGTTGGACATGTACGTCGCCCGCGCCCGGCTCGACGGATACCGCGCCGGGCTCGCCGCTGCCGGGCTCGCCGCCGACGACGCCCTGGTGGCCACCGGGGACTTCACCGAGGAGGGGGGCCGGCGCGCGATGCGCGAACTCCTCGACCGACGCCCGGACCTGGACGCGGTCTTCGCCGCCTCGGACGTGATGGCGGCCGGGGCGCGCGCCGCCCTGCGCGAGGCGGGCCGCCGGGTCCCCGAGGACGTGGCCCTCGTGGGCGTCGACGACTCGGCGGTGGCCCGCCTGATGGACCCGCCTCTCACCAGCGTCCGCCAGCCCATCGAGGAGATGGGCCGCACCATGGCACGGCTGCTGCTCCGGGAGATCGCGGAGGCGGGCACGGAGCAGCCGCGACGGGTGCTGCCGACGGAGCTGGTTGTCCGGGCCTCGAGCTGA
- a CDS encoding ABC transporter substrate-binding protein: MRTSSSRRGRPRTAAATISTATAIAVGAVLLTGCGSGDDDKAAGDGKITLRVGTFGSFGYDDKTGAKLYAEYEKLHPNIEIVESNVADGQKYWDTLKLRLSRNSGLADIQALEVGYIAEATGPALAGKWVDLGKAGGADLGAFLDWKVKQATTADGKVIGLGTDIGPMAICYNKDLFAQAKLPTDRAEVAKLWAGDWARFVEAGRTYKKNAPAGTAFHDSASGLFNAVLAGNAVQYADASGKLDWENSPGVKQAWDTAVAAAQGGLTAKLRQFDEKGTWNAAFKNSRFATVACPSWMTGIIKDQAGPGNQGKWDIAAPPVAGNWGGSFLAVPKSGKHTKEAAELAAWLTAPAQHAKVFGVNGNIPSTKDTLASSVVQDTKLPYFGDAPVGRIYSEAAAGIKPAPISRWDGQVKTFLTDNGILDIEQRGTDPAKAWENVRKLVEDKIDQ; encoded by the coding sequence ATGCGCACTTCCAGCAGCAGACGCGGACGGCCCCGCACCGCCGCCGCGACGATCAGCACTGCAACCGCCATCGCCGTCGGAGCCGTCCTGCTCACCGGCTGCGGCAGCGGTGACGACGACAAGGCCGCCGGCGACGGGAAGATCACGCTGCGGGTCGGGACCTTCGGCTCGTTCGGGTACGACGACAAGACCGGCGCCAAGCTCTACGCCGAGTACGAGAAGCTGCACCCGAACATCGAGATCGTCGAGTCCAACGTCGCCGACGGACAGAAGTACTGGGACACGCTGAAGCTGCGCCTCTCCCGCAACAGCGGCCTCGCCGACATCCAGGCCCTCGAGGTCGGCTACATCGCCGAGGCCACCGGCCCCGCACTGGCCGGCAAGTGGGTCGACCTGGGCAAGGCCGGCGGCGCGGACCTGGGCGCGTTCCTCGACTGGAAGGTCAAGCAGGCCACGACGGCCGACGGCAAGGTCATCGGCCTCGGCACGGACATCGGCCCGATGGCGATCTGCTACAACAAGGACCTCTTCGCCCAGGCGAAGCTGCCGACCGACCGGGCCGAGGTGGCGAAGCTCTGGGCGGGCGACTGGGCCAGGTTCGTCGAGGCGGGCCGGACGTACAAGAAGAACGCCCCGGCGGGCACCGCGTTCCACGACTCCGCGAGCGGGCTGTTCAACGCGGTGCTCGCGGGCAACGCCGTCCAGTACGCGGACGCGAGCGGCAAGCTCGACTGGGAGAACAGCCCCGGCGTGAAGCAGGCCTGGGACACCGCGGTCGCCGCCGCACAGGGCGGACTGACCGCGAAGCTGCGCCAGTTCGACGAGAAGGGCACCTGGAACGCCGCGTTCAAGAACTCGAGGTTCGCCACCGTCGCCTGCCCCAGCTGGATGACCGGCATCATCAAGGACCAGGCCGGCCCGGGCAACCAGGGGAAGTGGGACATCGCCGCGCCGCCGGTGGCCGGGAACTGGGGCGGCTCGTTCCTCGCCGTCCCCAAGTCCGGGAAGCACACCAAGGAGGCGGCGGAGCTGGCCGCCTGGCTGACCGCACCCGCCCAGCACGCCAAGGTGTTCGGGGTGAACGGCAACATCCCGTCGACCAAGGACACCCTCGCCTCCTCGGTCGTCCAGGACACGAAGCTGCCGTACTTCGGCGACGCGCCCGTGGGCCGGATCTACTCGGAGGCCGCGGCGGGCATCAAGCCGGCGCCGATCAGCCGCTGGGACGGCCAGGTGAAGACCTTCCTCACCGACAACGGGATCCTCGACATCGAACAGCGCGGCACCGACCCGGCGAAGGCCTGGGAGAACGTCAGGAAGCTGGTCGAGGACAAGATCGACCAGTAG
- a CDS encoding sugar ABC transporter permease has protein sequence MATSVTAAAGDSPPPRDAAHPSDPAPPDPARPDPTDAGRPSRAAARRSRLYRWDLKATPYAFVAPFFLTFAAFGLFPLIYTGWLSLHRVELGGSAEWKGLENYTDLAGSEFFWNALANTFTIGVLSTVPQLLMALGLAHLLNYRLRGRGFFRVAVLAPYATSIAAATLVFAQLFNTDYGMINTFLDWAGVGKVDWEASKWPAQIAISVIVTWRWTGYNALIYLAAMQAVPQDLYEAAALDGASRWRQFVSVTVPSIRPTILFTVVVSTIGATQLFGEPMLYGGSVGISGGSGNQFQTLSLLMYEKGWITGALGQASAVAWVMLLLLLLIGAVRTLVARTHRKNPGAGA, from the coding sequence GTGGCCACCTCCGTCACGGCGGCGGCCGGCGACTCCCCGCCGCCGCGCGACGCCGCACACCCCTCCGACCCGGCCCCTCCCGACCCCGCCCGACCCGACCCGACCGATGCCGGCCGCCCGTCACGTGCCGCGGCCCGGCGCAGCCGCCTCTACCGCTGGGACCTGAAGGCGACGCCGTACGCCTTCGTCGCCCCGTTCTTCCTCACCTTCGCGGCCTTCGGGCTCTTCCCGCTGATCTACACCGGCTGGCTCTCCCTGCACCGGGTGGAGCTCGGCGGCTCGGCCGAGTGGAAGGGGCTGGAGAACTACACCGATCTCGCGGGCAGCGAGTTCTTCTGGAACGCGCTCGCCAACACGTTCACCATCGGCGTCCTGTCCACGGTCCCGCAGCTCCTGATGGCCCTGGGCCTGGCCCATCTGCTCAACTACCGGCTGCGCGGCCGGGGGTTCTTCCGTGTGGCGGTGCTCGCCCCGTACGCGACCTCGATCGCGGCGGCGACCCTGGTCTTCGCGCAGCTCTTCAACACCGACTACGGGATGATCAACACGTTCCTGGACTGGGCCGGCGTCGGGAAGGTCGACTGGGAGGCCTCCAAGTGGCCGGCCCAGATCGCGATCTCGGTCATCGTCACCTGGCGCTGGACCGGGTACAACGCACTCATCTACCTGGCCGCGATGCAGGCGGTGCCGCAGGACCTGTATGAGGCGGCAGCGCTCGACGGGGCTTCGCGGTGGCGGCAGTTCGTCAGCGTCACCGTGCCCTCCATCCGGCCGACGATCCTGTTCACGGTCGTCGTCTCCACGATCGGCGCCACCCAGCTGTTCGGCGAGCCGATGCTGTACGGCGGGAGCGTGGGGATCAGCGGCGGCAGCGGCAACCAGTTCCAGACGCTGAGCCTGCTGATGTACGAGAAGGGGTGGATCACCGGCGCGCTGGGCCAGGCGTCCGCCGTCGCATGGGTCATGCTGCTGCTCCTGCTGCTGATCGGAGCGGTCCGGACCCTCGTCGCCCGCACACATCGCAAGAATCCGGGGGCCGGAGCATGA
- a CDS encoding carbohydrate ABC transporter permease: protein MKRAHTTDATGPKRRLGRPAAGRQHHAGPLTYLLLGLAALVSLFPLYWNLVAASHTGERVVEAPAPLLPGPRLFENLSFAWNQVDMGEALINTTVVAGLVALSTVVFSTLAGFAFAKLPFRGRGALLSLVVATMTIPPQLSVIPLYQIITDLGWVDQLQSVVLPSLVAAFGVFFMRQFLVEALPVELVEAARMDGAHSLRVVWHVVFPVARPAMAVLGMLVFVQSWNDFFWPFIALTPDGSPTLQVALAGLGAGNHSVDQAVVLTGALISTLPLLLVFAVLGKHIVGGITAGAVKN, encoded by the coding sequence ATGAAGCGCGCACACACCACCGACGCGACCGGGCCGAAGAGGCGTCTCGGACGCCCCGCCGCGGGCCGTCAGCACCACGCCGGGCCGCTGACCTACCTGCTGCTCGGCCTCGCCGCCCTGGTGTCCCTCTTCCCGCTGTACTGGAACCTCGTCGCCGCCTCGCACACCGGCGAGCGCGTGGTCGAGGCACCGGCCCCGCTGCTGCCCGGACCACGGCTGTTCGAGAACCTGTCCTTCGCCTGGAACCAGGTCGACATGGGCGAGGCGCTGATCAACACCACCGTGGTCGCCGGCCTGGTGGCGCTGTCCACCGTGGTGTTCTCCACGCTGGCCGGCTTCGCCTTCGCCAAGCTGCCGTTCAGGGGCCGCGGCGCGCTGCTGTCCCTGGTCGTGGCGACCATGACGATCCCGCCGCAGCTCAGCGTCATCCCGCTGTACCAGATCATCACGGACCTCGGCTGGGTCGACCAGTTGCAGTCGGTGGTCCTGCCCTCGCTGGTCGCCGCGTTCGGCGTGTTCTTCATGCGCCAGTTCCTCGTCGAGGCGCTGCCGGTGGAACTCGTCGAAGCGGCCCGGATGGACGGGGCACACAGCCTGCGCGTCGTGTGGCACGTGGTGTTCCCGGTGGCGCGGCCGGCGATGGCGGTCCTCGGGATGCTGGTGTTCGTGCAGTCCTGGAACGACTTCTTCTGGCCGTTCATCGCGCTCACCCCGGACGGCAGCCCGACGCTCCAGGTGGCGCTTGCGGGCCTCGGCGCGGGCAACCACAGCGTCGACCAGGCCGTGGTCCTGACCGGCGCGCTGATATCCACACTGCCGCTGCTGCTGGTGTTCGCCGTGCTCGGCAAGCACATCGTCGGCGGCATCACGGCCGGCGCGGTCAAGAACTGA
- a CDS encoding GH1 family beta-glucosidase has product MTTSETRPLPAARTRSFPPGFLWGAATAAYQIEGAARADGRTPSIWDTFSHTPGKVFEGHTGDVAVDHYHRYRDDVRLMSELGLNAYRFSVSWSRVQPTGRGPAVQKGLDFYRRLVDELLAAGIEPALTLYHWDLPQELEDAGGWPERATAERFAEYAILLAGALGDRVERWTTLNEPWCSAFLGYGSGVHAPGRTDPVAALRAAHHLNLGHGLAVDALRAALPSGGRLAASLNLHEVRPLTPSDADREAARRIDAVGNRIWLGPMLEGAYPEDLLTDTAHLTDWSFVRDGDAAAIGRPLDWLGINYYAPTVVSAVREGDTRPQDDGHGDSAHSPWPGADDVAFHRAPGERTAMGWPVDPNGLYDLLTRVSARYPDLPLVVSENGAAYEDVVGPDGSVDDPERIAYVHGHLAAVHRAIADGADVRGYFLWSLLDNFEWAYGYAKRFGAVHVDYGTLERTPKASARWYEQVARSGELPE; this is encoded by the coding sequence ATGACCACGTCCGAGACCCGGCCGCTGCCGGCCGCCCGTACCCGTTCCTTTCCGCCCGGCTTCCTGTGGGGCGCCGCCACCGCCGCGTACCAGATCGAGGGCGCCGCCCGTGCCGACGGTCGCACCCCGTCGATCTGGGACACGTTCTCGCACACCCCCGGCAAGGTCTTCGAGGGCCACACCGGGGACGTCGCCGTGGACCACTACCACCGGTACCGCGACGACGTCCGTCTCATGTCCGAACTCGGCCTGAACGCTTACCGGTTCTCGGTCTCCTGGTCCCGGGTCCAGCCGACCGGCCGGGGCCCGGCCGTCCAGAAGGGACTCGACTTCTACCGGCGGCTGGTGGACGAGCTGCTCGCGGCAGGCATCGAGCCCGCGCTCACGCTCTACCACTGGGACCTGCCGCAGGAGTTGGAGGACGCGGGCGGCTGGCCGGAGCGGGCCACCGCGGAGCGGTTCGCCGAGTACGCCATACTGCTCGCGGGCGCGCTCGGCGACCGGGTGGAACGCTGGACGACGCTCAACGAGCCCTGGTGCAGCGCCTTTCTGGGGTACGGCTCGGGCGTGCACGCGCCGGGCCGCACCGACCCGGTCGCCGCGCTGCGCGCCGCCCACCATCTCAACCTGGGGCACGGTCTCGCCGTGGACGCGCTGCGTGCGGCGCTGCCGTCGGGCGGCCGGTTGGCCGCCTCGCTCAACCTGCACGAGGTGCGCCCGCTGACGCCGTCGGACGCGGACCGCGAGGCGGCGCGGCGGATCGACGCGGTCGGCAACCGGATCTGGCTCGGTCCGATGCTGGAGGGCGCGTACCCGGAGGACCTGCTCACGGACACCGCTCACCTGACGGACTGGTCGTTCGTACGGGACGGCGACGCGGCGGCGATCGGCCGGCCGCTGGACTGGCTGGGCATCAACTACTACGCGCCGACGGTGGTCTCGGCGGTTCGCGAGGGCGACACGAGGCCGCAGGACGACGGGCACGGCGACAGCGCCCACTCCCCCTGGCCGGGTGCGGACGACGTGGCCTTCCACCGGGCGCCGGGTGAACGGACCGCGATGGGCTGGCCGGTGGACCCGAACGGTCTGTACGACCTGCTCACCCGGGTGTCCGCCCGGTACCCGGACCTGCCTCTGGTGGTGAGCGAGAACGGGGCGGCGTACGAGGACGTGGTCGGCCCGGACGGCTCGGTGGACGACCCGGAGCGGATCGCCTACGTGCACGGGCACTTGGCGGCCGTGCACCGCGCGATCGCCGATGGCGCGGACGTCCGCGGATACTTCCTCTGGTCGCTGCTCGACAACTTCGAGTGGGCGTACGGGTACGCGAAGCGGTTCGGCGCGGTGCACGTCGATTACGGGACGCTGGAGCGGACGCCGAAGGCGAGCGCGCGGTGGTACGAGCAGGTGGCGCGGTCGGGAGAACTCCCGGAGTGA
- a CDS encoding TerD family protein, with the protein MTEIIKGGNLPLSGEPMRVAVVRRSTGPGKLEVDAAALLVDANGKVRGQGDLVFYNQPAHAASGVRLLGNAQGEGGVSADWLEIDPGRIEPSVERIVVSASCDGGTFGQVRDLYMQAVSAATGEQLALYAIEDATTETAILLGEFYRRNEGWKFRAVGQGYASGLPGLAADFGFSVPDEEPVEDASDEPDPEPLPRQLPPAPPLPADAQVPVPAQPPGAAQVPAAAPVAAEQITQPEPQPTPVPAPVAEPVPATQPAAAAPFGGPAFARNGLPVEFGPEFPYFEQSGDGNGVIHVEVDIPAGFVVVDVAVKGSSYTELITLNHRNRDDKSLLYSYAENMRGRCIADHHGLAPLRMRIRTENEWTVSVRPVSTLQELNDKIEGHGPDVIAHTGDPTDIAIRHRGDKSGSGVFEIKALRQNGKHDDVYYKYDRGRGSAPLTKGPRLLLIRTDGGWTITPRPVGSGGFWNRRR; encoded by the coding sequence ATGACAGAGATCATCAAGGGGGGCAACCTTCCGCTGAGCGGCGAGCCGATGCGGGTCGCCGTCGTCCGCCGGTCCACCGGTCCGGGGAAGCTGGAAGTGGATGCGGCGGCACTGCTCGTGGACGCGAACGGCAAGGTCAGGGGCCAGGGCGACCTGGTGTTCTACAACCAGCCCGCGCACGCGGCGAGCGGGGTCCGGCTGTTGGGCAACGCCCAGGGCGAAGGCGGGGTGTCCGCGGACTGGCTGGAGATCGATCCCGGCCGGATCGAGCCGTCAGTGGAGCGGATCGTGGTCTCGGCGTCCTGCGACGGCGGGACGTTCGGACAGGTCAGGGACCTGTACATGCAGGCGGTGAGCGCCGCCACCGGCGAGCAGCTTGCGCTCTACGCGATCGAGGACGCCACCACGGAGACGGCGATCCTGCTGGGCGAGTTCTACCGCAGGAACGAGGGGTGGAAGTTCCGCGCGGTGGGGCAGGGGTACGCGTCGGGCCTGCCGGGCCTGGCGGCCGACTTCGGCTTCAGCGTGCCGGACGAGGAGCCCGTGGAGGACGCCTCTGACGAGCCGGATCCGGAGCCGCTGCCCCGGCAGCTCCCGCCGGCGCCTCCGCTGCCGGCGGACGCGCAGGTACCGGTGCCTGCGCAGCCGCCGGGGGCTGCGCAGGTCCCTGCGGCGGCGCCGGTGGCCGCCGAGCAGATTACGCAGCCAGAGCCGCAGCCCACGCCGGTGCCGGCGCCGGTCGCGGAGCCCGTACCCGCGACGCAGCCCGCAGCTGCCGCGCCGTTCGGCGGTCCGGCGTTCGCCCGCAACGGGCTGCCCGTCGAGTTCGGGCCCGAGTTCCCGTACTTCGAGCAGAGCGGAGACGGCAACGGGGTCATCCACGTCGAGGTCGACATCCCGGCCGGGTTCGTGGTCGTCGACGTGGCCGTGAAGGGCAGCAGCTACACGGAGCTCATCACCCTGAACCACCGCAACCGCGACGACAAGTCCCTCCTGTACAGCTACGCCGAGAACATGCGAGGCCGGTGCATCGCGGACCACCACGGACTCGCTCCGCTGCGGATGCGGATCCGGACGGAGAACGAGTGGACCGTCTCCGTACGTCCGGTGTCCACGCTCCAAGAGCTGAACGACAAGATCGAGGGTCACGGACCGGACGTCATCGCGCACACCGGTGACCCCACGGACATCGCCATCCGGCACCGGGGCGACAAGAGCGGGAGCGGGGTCTTCGAGATCAAGGCCCTGCGGCAGAACGGCAAGCACGACGACGTGTACTACAAGTACGACCGAGGACGCGGCAGCGCTCCGCTGACCAAGGGACCGCGGCTGCTGCTGATCAGGACCGACGGCGGCTGGACCATCACCCCGCGCCCCGTCGGCAGCGGCGGCTTCTGGAACCGGCGCCGCTGA
- a CDS encoding N-acyl homoserine lactonase family protein, translated as MGQHAEILRLDLGYFVRPASETGGPQPRVEPVLAYLVRHERGTLLFDTGIGDAGPETEAHYRPRRRDLRKALAAVGAGLSDIALVVNCHLHFDHCGGNPLMPGIPVLVQAVELATARRGGYTADELVDFPGAVHEELDGEAEVWPGVWVVPTPGHTDGHQSLVVSRPDGTAVLAGQAYDFASEFGADHLARRAARDGVAQPLPAYRPWMDRLADFDPRRVYFAHDCAVWEPARDES; from the coding sequence ATGGGACAGCACGCGGAGATCCTCCGACTCGACCTCGGGTACTTCGTCCGGCCCGCCTCGGAGACGGGCGGACCGCAGCCACGGGTCGAGCCCGTGCTCGCGTATCTGGTCCGGCACGAGCGGGGAACGCTCCTGTTCGACACCGGTATCGGCGACGCCGGCCCGGAGACCGAGGCGCACTACCGGCCGCGACGGCGCGATCTGCGCAAGGCACTCGCCGCCGTCGGCGCCGGTCTCTCGGACATCGCGCTCGTGGTCAACTGCCACCTCCACTTCGACCATTGCGGTGGCAATCCGCTGATGCCCGGAATCCCCGTCCTGGTCCAGGCCGTGGAGCTGGCCACCGCCCGCCGGGGCGGCTACACCGCGGACGAGCTGGTGGACTTCCCCGGCGCGGTCCACGAGGAACTCGACGGCGAGGCCGAGGTCTGGCCCGGAGTGTGGGTCGTCCCCACCCCGGGCCACACCGACGGGCACCAGTCGCTGGTCGTCAGCCGGCCCGACGGCACGGCGGTCCTCGCCGGGCAGGCGTACGACTTCGCGTCCGAGTTCGGCGCGGACCACCTCGCCCGCCGTGCCGCGCGCGACGGCGTCGCCCAGCCCCTGCCGGCCTATCGGCCCTGGATGGACCGGCTCGCCGACTTCGACCCGCGCCGGGTGTACTTCGCCCACGACTGCGCGGTCTGGGAGCCCGCCCGGGACGAGTCCTGA
- a CDS encoding LysR family transcriptional regulator, with amino-acid sequence MDVDTRLLRYFAAVAEEGNLTRAAERLYISQPALTKQIRQLEAQLDVRLFTRSRSGMALTEPGRALAAGVPALLADWDRVRRETRSAAARAERVLRVGFLASAANELTPSITAAFAHRRPGWRVEMRQAPWSDPTAGLAAGDVDAALLRIPFPGQNELRTEVLLTEERWVVLPAAHALAERDAIAFSELWDEPFVAAPPETGPWCDYWLAVDAREGRPVRIGAVTENPDDWLTAIANGYGIALAPESAARFYPRPGIVYRPVTGVAPTSVGVAWPPSADVDPVVQDFVRCCLDRRPPEQLDAG; translated from the coding sequence ATGGATGTGGACACCCGGCTGCTCCGCTACTTCGCTGCCGTCGCCGAGGAGGGCAACCTCACCCGCGCCGCAGAACGGCTGTACATCTCGCAACCGGCGCTGACCAAGCAGATCCGGCAGCTGGAGGCACAGCTGGACGTACGGCTGTTCACCCGATCCCGGTCCGGCATGGCGCTCACCGAACCCGGCCGCGCCCTGGCGGCCGGCGTGCCCGCACTCCTCGCCGACTGGGACCGGGTCCGCCGCGAGACGCGGAGCGCGGCCGCCCGCGCCGAACGCGTCCTGCGCGTCGGCTTCCTCGCCAGCGCCGCCAACGAACTCACCCCGTCCATCACGGCCGCGTTCGCACACCGGCGCCCCGGCTGGCGGGTGGAGATGCGCCAGGCTCCCTGGTCGGACCCGACCGCCGGACTCGCCGCCGGGGACGTCGACGCCGCGCTGCTCCGGATCCCCTTTCCGGGCCAGAACGAGCTGCGCACCGAGGTGCTGCTGACCGAGGAGCGCTGGGTCGTGCTGCCCGCGGCGCACGCCCTGGCGGAGCGGGACGCGATCGCCTTCTCGGAGCTGTGGGACGAACCCTTCGTCGCCGCTCCGCCCGAGACCGGCCCGTGGTGCGACTACTGGCTGGCCGTCGACGCCCGCGAGGGCAGGCCCGTCCGCATCGGCGCCGTCACCGAGAACCCCGACGACTGGCTGACCGCGATCGCCAACGGCTACGGCATCGCCCTCGCCCCGGAGTCGGCCGCCCGTTTCTACCCGCGTCCCGGCATCGTCTATCGGCCCGTCACCGGCGTGGCTCCCACCAGCGTCGGCGTCGCCTGGCCACCGTCCGCCGACGTCGACCCCGTCGTCCAGGACTTCGTCCGCTGCTGTCTGGACCGGAGGCCGCCCGAACAGCTGGATGCCGGCTGA